The following are from one region of the Apostichopus japonicus isolate 1M-3 chromosome 17, ASM3797524v1, whole genome shotgun sequence genome:
- the LOC139984908 gene encoding LOW QUALITY PROTEIN: uncharacterized protein (The sequence of the model RefSeq protein was modified relative to this genomic sequence to represent the inferred CDS: substituted 1 base at 1 genomic stop codon): MYVKIKNASTDSRGRNRSKDVHIGEGYPTVISLKWTHNHETSSADALRERDVNSETRQKLLDLFKSGHSPSSALDTIKYDLQVSCTNEEYTRLSADRSCCPDLQYCYRVFYHKFKTHYGDTGGEKMMLFLDNKVQDFNEKNNDECVKIDTTSDGXTIIAICTPLMKRVHSMWKFSKEMVFVDSSGNMDRQNCRVFLMLTHSPSGALPLGVAITTSESEAKLTSAFKLLESVFPENSFFNSKNGPDVLMTDDSTSLRLALHNVYPESVLLLCTFHLLQAMWRWLWDSKHKVEKKHRPLLLNSFKTLVYAETEADLQHKLECVTLDPVAQKYCSFITHVQETYERRVSWSMAHRQDLRINTTAYCEAAMRILKDKIFYRLKAFNVCQLTDFILTRFEDYNIRKLTDIANNRLSNTSLASRFYPSPKDVSPDAVSRTENEDEYTVQSAKEQVLYHLSFEIGTCTCPVGKTGAPCKHQAAVILKYSLDSTNFLPVQSVEMRKLFLTLATGETAMDDRWFQPLRSGILVPGNQIQADGGERNQPVTSEEDITDAGEATCRQDPQILKIQSLRAQAILANSFDQRNSPASSSSTRPTHLEDELQDTFKSISEELKSDDVEFQQAVQHFISNYRKLTTRSHLISALRTFGKYSGASVSLRHRYKAGGMQTSSKIGVQPTSVARRKMPMGGRRRLTVGRPSKAMLTPEHAYATQSKGKK, from the exons GTCAAAAGATGTTCACATTGGAGAAGGGTATCCCACCGTCATCAGTTTAAAGTGGACCCACAATCATGAAACATCAAGTGCTGATGCCCTTCGGGAAAGAGATGTCAATAGTGAAACCAGACAGAAGCTACTAGATCTCTTTAAATCAGGCCATTCACCCTCATCAGCCTTAGATACCATCAAATATGATCTTCAAGTGAGCTGCACCAATGAAGAATACACTAGACTCTCTGCTGACAGGTCATGTTGCCCTGACTTGCAGTACTGTTACAG GGTATTTtaccacaagttcaaaacacaCTATGGAGACACTGGAGGAGAGAAGATGATGCTTTTTCTGGATAACAAGGTACAAGATTTCAATGAGAAGAACAACGATGAATGCGTCAAAATTGACACCACGTCAGATGGCTAAACAATCATTGCTATCTGTACACCACTTATGAAGAGGGTCCATTCCATGTGGAAGTTCAGTAAGGAAATGGTCTTTGTGGACTCCTCAGGCAACATGGATCGCCAGAACTGTAGAGTGTTCTTAATGTTGACTCACAGCCCCTCTGGTGCACTACCTCTTGGCGTTGCTATCACCACATCAGAGTCTGAGGCAAAATTGACATCTGCCTTCAAACTCTTGGAGTCGGTTTTTCCAGAGAATTCCTTCTTCAATTCAAAGAATGGTCCGGATGTGCTCATGACGGATGACTCTACCTCCCTTCGCTTAGCTCTACACAATGTTTACCCTGAAAGCGTGTTGTTGCTCTGCACTTTCCACCTACTGCAAGCTATGTGGAGATGGCTGTGGGATAGCAAACACaaagtggaaaaaaaacatagaCCGCTCCTTCTCAATAGCTTCAAGACCCTGGTCTATGCAGAGACAGAGGCCGACCTGCAACACAAGCTAGAATGTGTAACATTAGATCCAGTTGCACAGAAGTACTGCAGCTTCATCACTCATGTCCAGGAGACATATGAACGCAGAGTGTCGTGGTCAATGGCACATAGGCAGGATCTCAGAATCAACACCACAGCCTATTGTGAAGCTGCAATGAGAATTCTCAAGGACAAAATATTCTACAGGTTGAAAGCATTCAATGTATGTCAGCTGACAGATTTTATCCTCACCAGGTTTGAAGACTACAACATCAGAAAACTCACCGACATTGCCAACAATCGCCTCAGCAACACCAGTCTCGCATCCCGGTTCTACCCCTCCCCTAAAGACGTCTCACCAGATGCGGTCAGTCGTACAGAAAATGAGGATGAATACACTGTTCAGAGTGCCAAAGAGCAAGTCCTGTATCATCTCAGTTTTGAGATTGGTACTTGCACTTGCCCTGTTGGCAAAACTGGGGCTCCTTGCAAACACCAAGCAGCAGTCATTCTTAAGTACAGTTTGGATTCAACCAACTTCCTCCCTGTTCAGTCAGTTGAGATGAGGAAGCTCTTCCTTACCTTGGCTACTGGTGAGACGGCGATGGATGACAGATGGTTTCAGCCCTTACGGAGTGGCATATTAGTGCCAGGTAACCAGATCCAAGCAGATGGAGGGGAAAGGAATCAGCCAGTGACCAGTGAGGAAGACATCACAGATGCCGGAGAAGCTACATGTAGGCAAGACCCTCAAATTCTAAAGATCCAGTCTCTTAGAGCTCAGGCAATTCTGGCCAATTCATTTGACCAACGCAATTCCCCAGCATCTTCAAGTTCAACCCGGCCAACCCATCTAGAGGATGAGCTGCAGGATACATTCAAGTCAATAAGCGAGGAGCTCAAGAGTGATGATGTCGAGTTTCAGCAAGCAGTCCagcattttatttcaaattacaGGAAGCTCACCACGCGTAGTCATCTGATCAGTGCCCTTCGCACATTTGGCAAGTACAGTGGGGCATCTGTGTCATTGAGGCACAGATACAAGGCAGGAGGGATGCAGACATCTTCTAAAATTGGAGTCCAGCCGACATCGGTCGCAAGACGAAAGATGCCGATGGGCGGGAGGAGGCGTCTTACTGTGGGGCGGCCATCAAAAGCTATGTTAACACCAGAGCATGCATATGCCACCCAAAGCAAAGGAAAAAAATAG